AAAAAAACCATGGCATAATAGCTCCGCTATACTGAATCGCCCAGGAACATGGATCAACATTGGCAAGGGGAATTTTGGGTGCGGGATTGGCGGGCCGGCGATCGCCTGGGGGCCGCAGCAGTCATTGAGCAGGTTTTGCAGGAGTACGGCTTACCTTGGGAACCGGAGGGGGCTGACGAAGAGTTATTTGAAATCGAGACATATTACTGGCAGACCCAAGGGGAATTTTGGGTCGTTGAACAGGCAGGCCAAATCGTTGGCACTGCCGCCTACTATCCCATCTCGCGGGGGGAAAAGGCCGTCGAAATTCGCAAAATGTATCTCCTGCCAGCAGTACGGGGTCTGGGCCTAGGCCGGTATTTATTACAAGCACTCGAACAGGCGATCGCCCAGCGGGGTTTCCAGGAAATCTGGCTCGAAACAGTCACCGTTCTCAAAGAAGCCGTACAGCTCTACGAAAACCAAGGCTATCAACGGAGCACTGGTGTGGAAACGGCCCGCTGCGACCTTGTCTATGTTAAATATTTGCCCGAAGCAGAGCGATCACTCCCTAGCGAATTTCCCCCGGTGTAAGGTACTCAGCCTCCTCCAAAAACGCTTGTAATGCTGCGGGGAAAGAGCCATAGTTCACCCACTTGCCTTCACAATCGCCCTGGTCATTAAAGTCACCTTGGCATTCTTCCAGGCCCCAGTCACTGGTCCTGTCATAGCGATATCGCATCAAGTCCCAGCCGGCTTGGGCTTCCCCGAGAATGGCTTTGGTCGCCACATAGCCGGCCAAAACACCATTTACTTCATAGTCTTCTTGTGCCGCCGCTTGGATCGAACCCCACATGGCCTGGAGCCGTTCTCGGTGGAGTGGAAAAAACCGCTCTTCCTGGGAAACATCCCGTAACTCTAAGCCTTCTAGTTGCCAAATTTGGATCGGCGGAAAGCTCCCCGCATAGCTGCTGTAGCGATAAAGAAAACGGTTATCGCTAGTGACATATTCATAGATGCGATCGCCATCGGGATCTTCTACGGGCACTGGGCCACCGTCAAAGGCTCCGAGGGGCACAGTTTCCCACTGATTTGTCTCGGGGTTTTGAGTCAAAATTTTCACCAGGGCGCAACAGTGGGCACCGCCGGAATATTGAGAAAAAATGACCTCCGGAAAATCATTGCTCAGATCCATCTCCGCAATTTGCGCCAAGCTGTACATCATAAAGGCTGGCTCTTCCGTCAGCCGCAATACTTCTTCTTCGTCAACCATGACCCTAAGGGTCGGCACATAGTCAGTCCAATCATCGTTGGTTTGCTCTTCATAACTGATGTGGACTGTTACCCCTTCGCTAGTGATTGTGCCCGCACGATTATCGGCATCATAGTTAAACTCTAAAGTCGCTACTTCCGCCTTGGCAGCGAGGGCCACGCCCAAGGGGATAAATGCAGTTGTGATGATCGTGGCGATCGCCTTTTTGATATCCATGCCCATACCTCAACACTTTTTCCCAAATCCTAGCCAATTTCTTCTCGGCCACAGCTTGAGCCGGTTAGAAAAGTTACAGAGCCCAAAAACAGCCGAAAAATTAGCGGGGCAAAAGCACCGTATTCGCCGCCGCAAGGGAAAATCCACACCAAGGACAACCCTGCTTCAAGATCTGCTCCTCATAGTGAGAAACTTTACCGCAGCTAGGATTAGGACACTTCAAACCGTAGCTTAGGGGCTGAGCCGGGGCTGCTGGGGGGCTGGGGGCTAACTTTTTCAAAATCAGTTGGGTTACCCGTAGTTGAATATGGCCGAGTTGGAGCTGGCTCCCTTGGGATAGAGGGGCAGTGCCCTGGGTCAGGCGATAACCGTCCACCAGGGGCGGATTAGAGGGACGCAAGCTTTGAATCAGAGCCGCATCATGGGCAGAAGAAAAAAAGATCTCGGCCTGGAGGGAAGAAACGCTGCGGTCCGCAAAAACGAGATCACACTGGGAAGGATCGCGGCCGAGGCGTAGTTTCTGGGGAACCTTAGTGATTGAAGTCAGCTGAAATGTATATTGATGCTGTTGATTTTGGAGAAACCACTCCAAGGTTAATTGAGCCATTTTTTAAACCCAGGATAAGGCGGTGCTTCCACAGTTTAGCCTTATTTTTATTGATTAATCAGCCATTAGTTTATGGTTTTTAACACCTAAAGTATTGGATTGATTCAAAAGTAATTTAATATTTTTAGAGCAAATTTTTTGATGAAAAATAACTCCGCTCCGGTCAAAATATTGTCCGATGTAAAAATCAAGAAACATTCAATCGATGGCTGAAGTTTTCAAGCAGGATCACAAGATACCCCCAGCAATTCTGTCTGGTGGAGCAATTGCCGATAAAATATTTTGAGTCCACAAAAAGTAGCTGAGGAGTCAACCAAGATGGTAGCCCCATGGAAAAAATGTTTGGCGATCGCCTATTGCCTCGGATTAGTAATATTCGGCTGGGTTAGCCTGGACATGCCGTCCGCCTGGGCCGTCGATTACAACAAGCGCACCTTTATCCAGGAAGATTTTTCCCACCAGGATCTACGGGACAACAGCTACGACCTAGCCAGTCTCCGGGGCTGTGATTTTAGTTACGCTGATTTGCGGGGGGTGCGTTTTTTTTCCGCCAACCTAGAATTCGTCAATTTTGAAGGGGCCGATCTCCGGGGCGCGGTGTTGGATTCTGCCCGCATTGGTCACGCCAACTTTAAAAATGCCAACCTAGAGGGTGCCTTCCTGGCCAGCGTGAAGATTACGCCATCCACTGTCATCGAGGGGGCCGACTTCACCGATGCGCTCATTTTGGGCCGCGAAAATGACAAACTCTGTGAGTTGGCCAGTGGCACCAACCCGACCACTGGGCGCAACACCGCAGAAACGCTTTTCTGTCCCTAGTTTCCCCCAAGGGCTCCAGCACCTTTTTGGGGGAACAATCCCCGCCGCGCACCCCCTAAAGGCGCTGCTGCAAAAATTCTGTGAGCAGTTTAACCTTCGTTGAAAGATGGCGGTTGATTGGATACAAAACAGAGACAGCCAGGGTTTTTTGGCAGTAGTCCGGCAACAGGATCTCGAGCTGGCTCGCCCAGGGGGATGCTGCCACAATAAATTGGGGAATCTGGGCAATCCCTAGGCCCTGCGCGGCGGCGATCGCCAGTACCTCACCATTATTGGTCCAAAAAGAGCCCGACACAGGTACCGAAACTTCCCCCTGGGGGCCAAATAATCGCCATTGATCCTTCGCTGCACCATAACCTAAACAGTTATGATGTCCTAGATCTGCTGGGGTCTGGGGCGTGCCGTGGCGTTCTAGGTAGCTGGGAGCCGCACAGAGTAAAAGCTTGGTTTCACAGAGGGAATGACTGATTAAACTGGCCGATTCTGTGGGGGCGGCAATCCGAATTACCAGGTCATAGCCTTCGGCGATCGCCTCCACAAATCGATCTTCCAAGGTTAGCTGCACCCGCACCTGGGGATACTGGGCCATAAATTCTGCCACTAGGGGGGCCACATACATCGTCCCAAAGGTCATGGGCGCATTTACCCGCAATAAACCCCTCGGTTCCCCATGCAGTCGAGACACTGATAATTCCGCCTCCTCCAGATCCGCCAAAATTTGGACGCATTTTTCATAGAACGCAGTCCCTGTGGGGGTCGGGGTTACCCGGCGAGTGCTGCGATGGAGCAGTTGCACCTGGAGCTGATTTTCAAGGGCCAACACCATTTTATTCACCGCCGATCGCCCCAAATTCATCCGCCGGGCCGCCGCCGCAAACCCTCCCGCTTCAACGACCTGGGTAAAGGCATACAAACTTTCAAATTTATCCATGGCAATTGTCTCTTTTTTGGAAACAGTCTGTATATAAAATAACCAATTGTCTTTTGAAAGAAGCCAATTTACAATAGGGTTGTTCGTTAAAGAATCTCAGCGCACTGAGTTTTGGAGGTTGTCCATGATTCAACTCCGCCCTTCTACTGAACGGGGTCGCGGCAAACTAGATTGGCTCGAAAGCTACTTTAGTTTTTCCTTCTCCCAGTACTATGATCCGGCCCACATGGGTTTTTCGAACCTGCGGGTGATCAATGAAGATTACGTCGCCCCAGGCAAGGGTTTTGCCACCCATGGCCACCGGGATATGGAGATCGTCACCTATGTCCTGGAAGGCGAACTAGAGCACAAAGACAATATCGGCAACGGCTCGATTATTCGCCCAGGGGATGTACAGCGCATGAGTGCTGGTACAGGTATTTTGCACAGTGAATTTAACCCTTCTAATGATCAGCCTGTACACCTGTTGCAGATTTGGATTACCCCAGATCAGCAGGGGGTCGAGCCGAGCTATGAACAAACCTTTTTCGCCCCAGAGGAAAAACAAGGAAAACTGCGCCTCGTCGCTTCCCCTGATGGTGAGGCTGGCTCGGTAAAAATCCATCAAAACGCGGCGATCTATGCTTCGATTTTGACGCCCACAGATACTGTGACCCATACCCTCAAAACGGGTAGAAACGCTTGGGTGCAAATTACCAGAGGAGAGCTAACCTTAAATGGAATGACCCTCGGGGCCGGGGATGGGGCCGCTATTAGCGAGGAAACCGCACTCACTTTTGCGGGTCAAGCTGCGGAAACGGAATTTTTACTGTTTGATTTGCCCTAGGGCTTATTAACAAATTCACCCACATTCTTTTGAGGAAAACACCCATGACTGAACCAACAATCGCCGCGAAAAAACCGATGGTAATGGACCTGGAGGCCGGAGATTATTTTTGGTGTACCTGTGGCAAATCTGCAGGCCAACCTTTTTGTGATGGTAGTCATAAAGGCAGCGATTTTCGTCCCCAGAAATTCACCCTAGAGGAGCCCCAAAAGGTAGCCCTCTGTCTCTGTAAGCACAGCCAGAATCCGCCCTTCTGCGACGGTTCCCACAGTAAACTGTAGTCTGCACAGCACAAAGGCGATCGCCTAATGACGACCCAGCGAATTATCGGTCTCACGGGGGGCATTGCGACGGGAAAAAGTACAGTAACGACTTACTTGACCCAACGCTATCAGCTCCCCATTTTTGATGCCGATATTTTCGTGCGGCAGGCGATCGCCAAAATGCAAAACAATCATCATATCGATTTTTTTCTTGGAGATTAACGATTTACTCCTCAAGCGGGTATTGGCTTGGTAACTGATTCAGGCAATGGAACGAAAAGGCTTGATCCTGAAAATACCTTAGTAGCACTAAAGAAAATTGAAAAGGCAGCGGCGATCACATTGGTAAGCAACTGCGACTTGAGTTAGATGGTCTTTAAGTATCTGTAAGTACAGTATCCGTCTTCTAATCATTACTCTGCAGCCAAAGTCTGCGGTAATATTCTGGTAGGTTTGGATTGTTATGCTGTAGGTGCGGCATGACTCCTAGTTAGACCCGAAAAAGAGTTGGATCATAAGGAAGATATATGAAGCTCAAGAAACTTACTATTCAGAATTTTCGAGCCTACCAGGCGGAAACGGAAATATCCTTCGGCAATATAACAGGTCTGATCGGCAGAAATGATGTTGGAAAAACATCAATACTCGATGCGCTAGGAATATTCTTTGGCCATAAGCTATGTAAATATGAAGCTAGGGATAAATGTGTTTATGCCGAAGAAAATGAGGATGTAATTATCACCTGTGAGTTTGAGGAACTGCCACAAGAAATAATCCTGGATGCCACATCTGTAACGAGCTTAGAGCGAGAGTATTTGTTAACCGATCAGAGAACGCTTTCGTTATCGAAAGTATTCAAGAAAGGGAAAGGATCTGGAGTCTACATGGCTAACTGTATCCATCCTAGCGCGACGAATGCTAAGGGAATTCTTTTAAAAAGGAACGATGAATTGAAATCTATTGCTCAGTCGCTAGGAATCGCAGCGGAAGATAATAGATCCAATGTAAGCTTGCGAGAAGCTATCTATAGTGCTGTTGGTGATCTAAAACTTAAAGATCAATTTGTAGCCTTATCAAAAGAAGATGGAAAAGCAATTTTAGATCAAATTCAAAATCACTTGCCGCACTTTGCATTATTTAGAGCAGATAGACCTAGCACTGATGAAGAAGCCGAAGTACAAGACCCAATGAAAGTGGCAATATCTCAAGCAATTGAGGATATATCCCCACAACTAGAAGATATTAAAGATCAAGTTAAACAAAAAGCTCTTGCGGTCGCAAATAACACACTGTCGCATTTGGCTGATTTAGACCCTGAATTCGCTATGTCACTTACTCCGAACTTTAAGGTAGATCCAAAATGGGAAGGCATTTTTAAGTTGTCATTATCTGGTGACGATGATATTCCTATAAACAAAAGAGGTAGCGGAGTAAGACGATTGGTTCTCATCAGCTTTTTCAAAGCGGAGGCGGAACGCATTAAGCGAGAATATCAGGAGCGAGGTGTAATCTACGCTATTGAGGAGCCCGAAACATCCCAACATCCAGATAAGCAAAAGCTGCTCGTTGATGCCTTTTCTGAAATGGCTGATAAAGATGGATGCCAAATAGTTATTACCACTCATGTTCCGGCACTCGCTGAGCAATTACCTATCAAATCCATAAGGCATATCTTCAAGAATCAAGAAGGTGATATTAAGGTCAACTCTAATCAAGATGATGTATTTAAGCTTGTAGCTAAAGATTTGGGTGTTCTTCCTGATAGCAGAGCTCAGGTGATAGTTTGCGTTGAAGGGCCAAATGACATCGCGTTCTTTAAAAATCTATCGGCACTTTTACTCAATGAAGGCCTTATGGCCCCTGACTTTGAAAATGATCCACGAATAGTATTGCTTCCCTTGGGTGGCGACACTCTTAGGGATTGGGTTAATGGCCACTATCTTAAAAATATAGGCAAGCCAGAAGTACATATTTATGATCGGGATGATCAGAACCCCCCAAAATATAAAGAAACATGTGATGCAGTAAAGACTAGAGGCGATGGTTCCATAGCATTTATTACTTCCAAGCGGGAAGCCGAGAACTATCTCCATCCAGATGCGATTCAAGAAGCCCTAGGGATAAGTGTTACCTATACAGATGACTGTGATGTTCCAGCGATAGTAGGTGCTGCGTTAGGAGTCAATGATAGAACTGCAAAGAGAAAACTAAATCGAGTTGCAGCAAAAAAAATGACTAAAGAAAGACTTGATGAAAGAGATCCAAATGGTGAAATTCTAGGCTGGTTTGATGAAATATTGCAGCGATGCAGCTAGGGCTAACGCCGTGCTCTGCGGCGTTATGGTATTGACAAAAAATGAAAATATCTGAAATATTCGAAAACGAACCTACGCAATGGGGATTGCGGGGTGATCGATATCTTTGGTGTGAGTTGAAGGAAAGACTAAATAACGTTGATATGCCAGACACACCCGAACAACTCAAAAGCATCATCGAAAAGGAATACGAAGTAGCGACAGGTCACCCCATCAATCATAGAGAACATTTCACCGTCGAAAGATTTATGCATGGCGGCATGTCTAACGGCAGGATAAGCCCTGAATTTTGGCATGACTGCGAAATTCCACTGTTGGTGAAACGTCATGTCGCGCCATAAAGTGACAAAACCAAGAATCATTGGTCTGACCGGGGGCATCGCGACGGGAAAAAGTACCGTGACGACTTACCTGGCCCAGCGCTACCAGCTCCCCATTCTTGATGCAGATATTTATGCTCGTGAGGCGATCGCACCACCTTCCTTGATCTTGGATCACATTTTTGAGCGTTACGGTGAGGGCATCAAAAATGCCGATGGTTCCCTCAACCGTCAGGCTTTAGGGGACATTGTCTTTAACGATCCTGACGAAAAACAGTGGCTCGAAACGCAAATTCATCCCTATGTCCGCCAACGCTTCCAGGACGCTTGCGCCCAAGAGCTCCAGGCCGCACCGATTATTATTTGCGCGATTCCTTTACTGTTTGAGGCTCGTTTAACGGACTTTGTTTCAGAAATTTGGGTCGTCACCTGCCAACCGGAACAACAATTAGCACGCCTGCAACAACGTAACGCCTTGACCCTCGCCCAAGCCCAGGCCCGAATCGCCAGTCAAATGCCCTTAGCCGAAAAAGTGGCCCGGGCCGATGTGGTGCTTGATAATTCTTTGGATCTCGCAACACTCCATCACCAAGTTGATCTGGCCCTGGGGGGGAATTGCTAGAATACCCAGTGAATCAGTATTAAGGTAGCGCCGATGACGATTTGGGTAAATGAACAAATTGATCCGACTGGCATTCTCCAAGCTTGCATCGCCTGTAAAAACGAAGCAGTCGCAAAGGACTGCCATGAGCAATGGAAACAAAAGCTCGCCATGGACAAGACGACCATCGGTTGGGAAGCGAAGATCCGCACCGTTGATTCTTGGGATGATGTGCCTGTGAATGCGCTCAAGATTAGCTTTTAGGGATGTCTATAACTGACCGATTTTCAGGAAATACGCTAAGTTGAAAGGGATTTCTCTCCCAGACCCAGACATGGCACCCCAGAATCCCCCCAATTTGGCGATCGCCTATGTCCATTTTTATGTTGACGACCTCAATGCCTGGCAAACCTGGTTCCAGAAAACCTTCCCCCTGGAAGCCATAAACTTCAGGGAGACTTTCCCCTTTTTACCGGCCCAAACGGTACAACTCAGTGGCCCAGATTTAACCCTGATGCTTTCTGCGCCCCAGACTGAGTGTGATACCGTAGCCCAATATTTAAAAAAGCACCCCTGCGGCGTTGCGGATATCGCCTTTTATATTGACCAGCTCGACACTTTTCATGGTGATGATCGAGGGCAGGGCGTTAAAGTAATCTGCAACCATGTGGGTTTTCGGCATACTCTCATTTATCGCCGCCACATCCCAAAAACGAATCAGAAAATCGACCACCTTGTGCTGAATGTTCCCGATGGAAAATTACCGCAGACTGTGCAATGGTACGAGGATAATTTTGGGTTTAACCGTCGGCAACGCTTCACCATCCAAACCAACTATTCGGGCTTGGCCTCCCAGGTGTTGGTGCATCCCAGCGGCATTCAGCTCCCGATCAATCAGCCGGGCGATCGCCAATCGCAGATCCAAGAATTTCTCGATTACAACCATGGGGCGGGCATCCAACATATCGCCTTGAAATGCCATAATTTGCCCGCACAAATTCACGCTTTCCGGCAAAATGGTTTGGCTTTTCTTGAAGTGCCCGAAAGCTATTACCAAAATCTCCTAGAACGCTACCCCCACCTTGGCCAACAACCGGACTGGCGCCAGCTCAAGCAGGAAAAAATCCTCATCGATGTGGTGCGATCGCCCGGGGAGATCCTCCTGCAGATTTTCACCCAGCCCATTTTTAAAGAACCCACCTTCTTCTGGGAATTTATCGAGCGTAAACAGCAGGCCCAGGGCTTTGGGGAGGGGAATTTCCAAGCGCTCTTTGAGGCGATCGAGCAAGCCCAACGGCAACGGTTGGTTTCCCCTCGCCCATGAAACCTAAGCCACTATAGAATTTTCGATGAGGCCACCCCCCAGCACCCGATCACCGTCATACAACACAGCGGCCTGACCCGGTGTAATCCCAAATTGGGGTTCATCGAAAACGAGTTTTAGGCGATCGCCTTCTAGGGGAATCACCGTCACAGGAACGGCGCCACTACGATAGCGCACCTGTACTTCCGTGCGAATCGGTTGGCTAATCCCAGCCAGGGATAACCAATTCACCCGGCTCACCGTACATTCTGAACGCCCAGCGCGATCGCGCGTTCCGACCACTACTCGATTCATCACATTGTCCAGTTTCACCACATAGAGGGGTTCCGGGGCCGCAATGCCTAAGCCTTTCCGTTGACCAATGGTGTAGTGGTGAATGCCTGTGTGGTGACCAAGCACTTTGCCATCGAGGTCAACGATGTCCCCTTCCCGCTGGTCGATATATTTATCTAAAAAGGTTTTCATGGAGCCATGGGCTTCAATCAGACATAAATCCTGGCTTTCCGGTTTTTTCGCCGTCGAAAGCTGCATTTCTTCGGCAATGTGGCGGGTTTCCGGCTTGGTCATTTCCCCTAGGGGAAACAGGGTCCCGGCCAGCATTTCCTGGGTCAGATCATAGAGAAAGTAGGATTGATCTTTATTGCGATCCACCGCCCGGAGCAGTTCATAGCGATCGCTTTGGTCGTTATAGCGAATCCTAGCATAGTGGCCCGTCGCAATTTTATCGATGCCCAGCTCTGCCTTAGCCCACTGGAGCATCGGCCCAAACTTGACCATACGATTGCACTGGGAGCAGGGTAAGGGGGTAACACCGGCCTCATAGGCAGACACCACGTAGTCCACGATATATTTTTGGAATAAATCCCGGCTATCGACGATGTGGTGGGGCACGCCCAACTGCTCACAAATGTCTGCCGCATCGACCATCCCCTCAGAGCAACATTGCCCTTTGCCCTTCATCAACCAGAGGGTGACGCCTTCTACGGCATAACCTTGGCGCTGCAAAATCCCTGCTGTAACGGAACTATCTACGCCCCCTGATAACCCAACTGCGACTTTTTCCATGGCCTTGATGCACCCAATAACATCCCTTAACTGTACCGAACTGCTTTACGGGGAAAGCAATCTCCCATTGTACCGGGACTTTTTGCGACTGGCTCTGTTTCCCTAGGGAATGACAATTTCTGTGGCCACCTGCTTGCGGGGGGAACCCGTCACCACCACCTGATTTTGCGCTAAATTGCCCACCGCCCGATCGCCATTGAGTGTAACCCTGGGGTTGCTTTGCTCATAGACCACATTGCCCGTGGCGACCACTTGTTCCGTCGCGAGATTCCAGTCCACTTGGTTCGCCTGGAGAGCCGTGGGAGGATTCGTGCCTGTGCCCCGTACCGCACCGCTCAACTGGGCCTGCTGACTATTGAGGTTATAGCGTCCTTGATTGGCCCTGAATTGCGTATTTTCGTCGGTTTGAGTGAGTTGTACAGTTTCGCGACCCGTGATGACCCCCGCTTTGAGATCCCAGGTGGCCGCGCCACTGACAAATTGAATCTCCGGGTCACTACTGTTGAGGAGCACATTACCGCTGACTGTAATGGTTTGGGCAGCAACTTGTGCTTCGCCTCGATCAGCCCGGAGGCGCGCCGTGAGTGCTTCGTCGGTGTAGCGTTCGATGGTTAGGCCCGTTTCAGCAATGATTCTATCGTCGGCAATGAGCCAGTTAAACTTGCTTCCCAGAAGGCGGAGGGAAGGCTCAACGGTGATAATTTCAACGGCTTCAGTTAATTCTAAATCTTGGCGATCAATAAAATATTGGCCCTGGTCAGCCCGAAGCGTTCCATTCGGATAGCGGGCTTGGAGAGCATTGGTGATGAGCAGAACGTTATTGCCTGGTTGCCATTCAGCTTGTTCT
The nucleotide sequence above comes from [Synechococcus] sp. NIES-970. Encoded proteins:
- the trmU gene encoding tRNA (5-methylaminomethyl-2-thiouridylate)-methyltransferase, with the translated sequence MEKVAVGLSGGVDSSVTAGILQRQGYAVEGVTLWLMKGKGQCCSEGMVDAADICEQLGVPHHIVDSRDLFQKYIVDYVVSAYEAGVTPLPCSQCNRMVKFGPMLQWAKAELGIDKIATGHYARIRYNDQSDRYELLRAVDRNKDQSYFLYDLTQEMLAGTLFPLGEMTKPETRHIAEEMQLSTAKKPESQDLCLIEAHGSMKTFLDKYIDQREGDIVDLDGKVLGHHTGIHHYTIGQRKGLGIAAPEPLYVVKLDNVMNRVVVGTRDRAGRSECTVSRVNWLSLAGISQPIRTEVQVRYRSGAVPVTVIPLEGDRLKLVFDEPQFGITPGQAAVLYDGDRVLGGGLIENSIVA
- a CDS encoding transcriptional regulator; this encodes MDKFESLYAFTQVVEAGGFAAAARRMNLGRSAVNKMVLALENQLQVQLLHRSTRRVTPTPTGTAFYEKCVQILADLEEAELSVSRLHGEPRGLLRVNAPMTFGTMYVAPLVAEFMAQYPQVRVQLTLEDRFVEAIAEGYDLVIRIAAPTESASLISHSLCETKLLLCAAPSYLERHGTPQTPADLGHHNCLGYGAAKDQWRLFGPQGEVSVPVSGSFWTNNGEVLAIAAAQGLGIAQIPQFIVAASPWASQLEILLPDYCQKTLAVSVLYPINRHLSTKVKLLTEFLQQRL
- a CDS encoding hypothetical protein (conserved hypothetical protein) codes for the protein MDVMGSKCRWVWGRSPQILAFSLLLLGSPWGLSACRNTTPPGETEAQNQNTENRLVVENALLEQADADGNILWKLQAEEAVYSQDQKDATLTNLLGNLYEDGEVILSIQASGGQVINDGERIVLEAGVLVTDNRQGVVFETEQAEWQPGNNVLLITNALQARYPNGTLRADQGQYFIDRQDLELTEAVEIITVEPSLRLLGSKFNWLIADDRIIAETGLTIERYTDEALTARLRADRGEAQVAAQTITVSGNVLLNSSDPEIQFVSGAATWDLKAGVITGRETVQLTQTDENTQFRANQGRYNLNSQQAQLSGAVRGTGTNPPTALQANQVDWNLATEQVVATGNVVYEQSNPRVTLNGDRAVGNLAQNQVVVTGSPRKQVATEIVIP
- a CDS encoding hypothetical protein (conserved hypothetical protein) codes for the protein MTIWVNEQIDPTGILQACIACKNEAVAKDCHEQWKQKLAMDKTTIGWEAKIRTVDSWDDVPVNALKISF
- a CDS encoding acetyltransferase, GNAT family; protein product: MDQHWQGEFWVRDWRAGDRLGAAAVIEQVLQEYGLPWEPEGADEELFEIETYYWQTQGEFWVVEQAGQIVGTAAYYPISRGEKAVEIRKMYLLPAVRGLGLGRYLLQALEQAIAQRGFQEIWLETVTVLKEAVQLYENQGYQRSTGVETARCDLVYVKYLPEAERSLPSEFPPV
- the recF_2 gene encoding DNA replication and repair protein RecF translates to MKLKKLTIQNFRAYQAETEISFGNITGLIGRNDVGKTSILDALGIFFGHKLCKYEARDKCVYAEENEDVIITCEFEELPQEIILDATSVTSLEREYLLTDQRTLSLSKVFKKGKGSGVYMANCIHPSATNAKGILLKRNDELKSIAQSLGIAAEDNRSNVSLREAIYSAVGDLKLKDQFVALSKEDGKAILDQIQNHLPHFALFRADRPSTDEEAEVQDPMKVAISQAIEDISPQLEDIKDQVKQKALAVANNTLSHLADLDPEFAMSLTPNFKVDPKWEGIFKLSLSGDDDIPINKRGSGVRRLVLISFFKAEAERIKREYQERGVIYAIEEPETSQHPDKQKLLVDAFSEMADKDGCQIVITTHVPALAEQLPIKSIRHIFKNQEGDIKVNSNQDDVFKLVAKDLGVLPDSRAQVIVCVEGPNDIAFFKNLSALLLNEGLMAPDFENDPRIVLLPLGGDTLRDWVNGHYLKNIGKPEVHIYDRDDQNPPKYKETCDAVKTRGDGSIAFITSKREAENYLHPDAIQEALGISVTYTDDCDVPAIVGAALGVNDRTAKRKLNRVAAKKMTKERLDERDPNGEILGWFDEILQRCS
- a CDS encoding pentapeptide repeat containing protein, with protein sequence MVAPWKKCLAIAYCLGLVIFGWVSLDMPSAWAVDYNKRTFIQEDFSHQDLRDNSYDLASLRGCDFSYADLRGVRFFSANLEFVNFEGADLRGAVLDSARIGHANFKNANLEGAFLASVKITPSTVIEGADFTDALILGRENDKLCELASGTNPTTGRNTAETLFCP
- a CDS encoding hypothetical protein (conserved hypothetical protein), whose amino-acid sequence is MDIKKAIATIITTAFIPLGVALAAKAEVATLEFNYDADNRAGTITSEGVTVHISYEEQTNDDWTDYVPTLRVMVDEEEVLRLTEEPAFMMYSLAQIAEMDLSNDFPEVIFSQYSGGAHCCALVKILTQNPETNQWETVPLGAFDGGPVPVEDPDGDRIYEYVTSDNRFLYRYSSYAGSFPPIQIWQLEGLELRDVSQEERFFPLHRERLQAMWGSIQAAAQEDYEVNGVLAGYVATKAILGEAQAGWDLMRYRYDRTSDWGLEECQGDFNDQGDCEGKWVNYGSFPAALQAFLEEAEYLTPGEIR
- a CDS encoding glyoxalase family protein, encoding MKGISLPDPDMAPQNPPNLAIAYVHFYVDDLNAWQTWFQKTFPLEAINFRETFPFLPAQTVQLSGPDLTLMLSAPQTECDTVAQYLKKHPCGVADIAFYIDQLDTFHGDDRGQGVKVICNHVGFRHTLIYRRHIPKTNQKIDHLVLNVPDGKLPQTVQWYEDNFGFNRRQRFTIQTNYSGLASQVLVHPSGIQLPINQPGDRQSQIQEFLDYNHGAGIQHIALKCHNLPAQIHAFRQNGLAFLEVPESYYQNLLERYPHLGQQPDWRQLKQEKILIDVVRSPGEILLQIFTQPIFKEPTFFWEFIERKQQAQGFGEGNFQALFEAIEQAQRQRLVSPRP
- a CDS encoding hypothetical protein (conserved hypothetical protein), yielding MAQLTLEWFLQNQQHQYTFQLTSITKVPQKLRLGRDPSQCDLVFADRSVSSLQAEIFFSSAHDAALIQSLRPSNPPLVDGYRLTQGTAPLSQGSQLQLGHIQLRVTQLILKKLAPSPPAAPAQPLSYGLKCPNPSCGKVSHYEEQILKQGCPWCGFSLAAANTVLLPR
- the coaE_1 gene encoding dephospho-CoA kinase, with protein sequence MTTQRIIGLTGGIATGKSTVTTYLTQRYQLPIFDADIFVRQAIAKMQNNHHIDFFLGD
- a CDS encoding hypothetical protein (conserved hypothetical protein); amino-acid sequence: MIQLRPSTERGRGKLDWLESYFSFSFSQYYDPAHMGFSNLRVINEDYVAPGKGFATHGHRDMEIVTYVLEGELEHKDNIGNGSIIRPGDVQRMSAGTGILHSEFNPSNDQPVHLLQIWITPDQQGVEPSYEQTFFAPEEKQGKLRLVASPDGEAGSVKIHQNAAIYASILTPTDTVTHTLKTGRNAWVQITRGELTLNGMTLGAGDGAAISEETALTFAGQAAETEFLLFDLP
- the coaE_2 gene encoding dephospho-CoA kinase; protein product: MSRHKVTKPRIIGLTGGIATGKSTVTTYLAQRYQLPILDADIYAREAIAPPSLILDHIFERYGEGIKNADGSLNRQALGDIVFNDPDEKQWLETQIHPYVRQRFQDACAQELQAAPIIICAIPLLFEARLTDFVSEIWVVTCQPEQQLARLQQRNALTLAQAQARIASQMPLAEKVARADVVLDNSLDLATLHHQVDLALGGNC